The Bradyrhizobium sp. LLZ17 genomic sequence CTGGCGCATGCCGTAGGCAACGCGACGGAAGTGGCCTATGCGCGCGGCGATCTGCTGGAGAAGCGGCGCAGGATCATGCAGCAATGGGCGGCCTTCCTCGCCGCGCCGCCTGCGCGCGCTACCGGCAACGTGGTGGCATTGGCTGGGAGGCGCAGTCGTGCCTAATGCGCTCACCCTTGATGATCTGATCGCGTGGGCTCGCGACTGGGAACGGCACCTTGCGGAAGGCCCGAGCGATCAGCGTTTGGACCTATCGAGAGAGGTACTGCAGCAGTTTCTCCCCTGCCGCCATTGCTGCGCTGGCGCAGCAGCAGCGCGAGCAGGACCGCAAAAAGCCGCGAGCCCGTGGCGGCAGGCCCAAAGGCGGAATGGGCGAGCAGAAGTTGCGCTTCGTCGAAAGCGGCGTGCGCGAGGAGGACGCGGATCGCATCGTGGCGAAAGCGTTTGGCAAACCGCCCGAGGCCGTCCGGCGCGCATCTAAAAGCGCCCGCAAGAAATCCCCGCGCTGAGCGGGCCCGCGCCACCAAAAACCCCTCCCGCGCGCGCTATAACGAGGCGGGCTTACAAAAAACCCCCATCCACGCGCCGCGTGCTCGCAAAAAACACCCCCTACTTTCCCGCGCTCGCAGCCCGAGGAAACTGCGTGCATCTTGTCCGCATCAGTATGCGGAGAGCGCGCATGACGAACCCCAAAGACGACGATCCGCCGCCAGCGCCGCTGGTCTTCATTGATCTAAAGCAGGTTAAGAAACTGACCAGCCGCTCGAAGTCAGCGATCTATGAGGACCCAACATTCCCGCAGCCAGTGTCATTCAGCGAGCCGAGCCGCGCGCGGCGGCAAGCCCGCTGGTTGCATCATGAGGTCGTGGGTTGGCTTGAGGAGCGCATCGCGGAGCGTGACGCTAA encodes the following:
- a CDS encoding helix-turn-helix transcriptional regulator gives rise to the protein MTNPKDDDPPPAPLVFIDLKQVKKLTSRSKSAIYEDPTFPQPVSFSEPSRARRQARWLHHEVVGWLEERIAERDAKASQRRQELLVRRERRLDKRRATQTTS